The following coding sequences lie in one Maribacter forsetii DSM 18668 genomic window:
- a CDS encoding peptidylprolyl isomerase, whose amino-acid sequence MIKKMYLIAVIGLVLASCKTSKRADLGDGLFADIKTSKGDIIVRLEQEKTPVTVANFVSLAEGTNTFVSEEYKGKKYYDGLTFHRIMKDFMIQGGDPLGQGTGNPGYKFMDEFNDSLVHDKKGILSMANSGPTTNGSQFFITHKETPWLNNKHTVFGEVVEGMDVVDSIANVAVGAGNKPVEPVIMNTVEIIRNGKEARKFDAVQIMTDYFDGEEDRLAALEKEKAEKLAAVQKIKTEFASSIEAQKAKAKTLDSGLKVLTLESGSGEKPKVGQKVNVMYAGYLMDGTLFDSNYEEIAQKYGMFDIKRQQGGGYMPIPMDYSPESRLIAGFREGLLTMKVGDKVRLFIPSHLGYGPQGGGPIPPDADLIFDLEITGLAQ is encoded by the coding sequence ATGATTAAAAAAATGTACTTGATTGCAGTAATAGGCTTAGTTTTAGCTAGCTGCAAAACCAGTAAAAGAGCAGATTTAGGAGACGGTTTATTTGCAGACATTAAAACTTCTAAAGGCGATATCATTGTTCGTTTAGAGCAAGAGAAAACTCCTGTTACCGTGGCTAACTTTGTCTCTTTAGCAGAAGGAACAAATACTTTCGTTAGCGAAGAATACAAAGGCAAAAAATACTATGACGGATTAACGTTTCACAGGATTATGAAAGATTTCATGATACAAGGTGGTGATCCTTTAGGTCAAGGAACAGGCAACCCTGGTTATAAATTCATGGATGAATTCAACGACTCTTTGGTTCATGATAAAAAAGGTATTCTTTCAATGGCCAATTCAGGACCAACAACTAACGGTAGTCAGTTTTTCATCACACATAAGGAAACTCCTTGGTTAAACAACAAACACACCGTATTTGGTGAAGTTGTAGAAGGTATGGATGTAGTTGATTCTATTGCAAATGTTGCTGTAGGTGCAGGTAACAAACCTGTAGAACCAGTGATTATGAATACTGTTGAGATTATTAGAAATGGTAAAGAGGCTCGTAAATTTGATGCCGTGCAAATCATGACAGACTATTTTGATGGTGAAGAAGATAGACTTGCTGCTCTTGAAAAAGAGAAAGCCGAAAAATTAGCTGCAGTTCAAAAAATAAAAACTGAGTTTGCTTCTTCTATTGAAGCTCAAAAAGCAAAAGCAAAAACATTGGATTCCGGTCTTAAGGTATTAACCTTAGAAAGTGGTTCTGGTGAAAAGCCAAAAGTAGGCCAGAAAGTAAACGTAATGTATGCTGGTTATTTAATGGACGGTACTTTATTTGATAGCAACTACGAAGAAATTGCCCAGAAATATGGTATGTTCGATATTAAAAGACAACAAGGCGGTGGCTATATGCCAATACCTATGGACTATTCTCCGGAATCTCGTTTAATCGCAGGATTTAGAGAAGGGCTTTTAACAATGAAAGTTGGTGATAAAGTTCGTTTGTTCATTCCTTCTCATTTAGGTTATGGACCACAGGGTGGCGGTCCAATTCCACCAGATGCAGATTTAATATTTGATTTAGAAATTACGGGCTTAGCCCAATAA
- the gldI gene encoding gliding motility-associated peptidyl-prolyl isomerase GldI → MRLVSFLFLSILILGCDGPEPRRPIQTKSGSFFKASIERSRKLLEAEESKIQKIIALDSLKHYSHSSSGSWYHYLTVNEESDYTPKTDDLVAFSYDILTLDNDTIYAQEEIGVVTYKVDKQELFLGLRDAVKMLKENERATFLFPSSIAFGYHGDENKIGSNVPIKSTITILKIEKQEDNTVN, encoded by the coding sequence ATGAGACTAGTTTCATTTTTATTTTTATCCATATTGATATTAGGTTGCGACGGACCAGAACCAAGAAGACCTATTCAGACAAAAAGCGGCAGTTTTTTTAAGGCGTCTATTGAAAGAAGCAGAAAATTATTAGAAGCCGAAGAAAGTAAAATTCAAAAAATTATAGCTTTAGATTCTTTGAAGCACTATTCTCATAGTAGCTCTGGATCATGGTACCACTACCTAACCGTTAATGAAGAAAGTGATTACACGCCTAAAACGGACGATCTAGTTGCATTCAGCTATGACATATTAACTTTAGACAATGACACTATATACGCTCAAGAAGAAATTGGTGTTGTTACCTATAAAGTCGATAAGCAAGAGTTATTCTTAGGACTTAGAGATGCCGTTAAAATGCTAAAAGAAAATGAGCGAGCTACCTTTCTCTTTCCTTCATCCATAGCATTTGGCTACCATGGCGATGAAAATAAAATAGGCAGTAATGTTCCCATAAAATCTACGATTACCATTTTAAAAATAGAAAAACAAGAAGACAACACAGTAAATTAA